From a single bacterium genomic region:
- the dnaK gene encoding molecular chaperone DnaK, producing MSKVIGIDLGTTNSCVAVMEGGEAVVITSSEGSRTTPSVVAFTKDGERLTGQVAKRQAITNPENTIFSIKRFMGMKYSEMQKEAGRVPYHIKAADNGDAAVDIKDRLYSPPEISAMILQKMKQTAEDYLGHKVEKAVITVPAYFNDSQRQATKDAGRIAGLEVLRIINEPTAASLAYGLDKKKDEKIAVYDLGGGTFDISILELGEGVFEVKSTNGDTHLGGDDFDQAVIDWLADQFKQENGIDLRQDRMALQRLKEAAEKAKVELSSSMSTNINLPFITADASGPKHLNVDLSRSQFERLVEPLVERTVGPCKKALADAGLDASEVDEVILVGGSTRIPMVQESVRKVFGKEPNRSVNPDEVVAIGAAIQGGVLAGDVSDVLLLDVTPLSLGIETLGGVCTKLIPRNTTIPTKKSEIFSTASDSQPSVTIHVLQGEREMSMDNKSLGKFNLDGIPAAPRGVPQIEVTFDIDANGILHVSAKDLGTGKSQKIRIEAGSGLDEGEIDKMVREAEEHAAEDKAKRDAIAARNEADARVYGAEKMMREYGDKIAADQKGAIESAIEEAKKALEGTDLELIKSTGEALEQVLQKAGEAMYASAQQAAGGAPGAGPETPGTPPPEGADDDVVDAEFEKVDDEKK from the coding sequence ATGAGCAAAGTAATCGGAATCGATCTGGGCACCACGAACTCGTGCGTCGCCGTTATGGAAGGCGGCGAGGCCGTCGTGATCACCAGTTCGGAAGGCTCTCGCACCACCCCGTCGGTGGTCGCGTTCACCAAGGACGGCGAGCGCCTGACCGGTCAGGTCGCCAAGCGGCAGGCCATTACCAATCCCGAAAACACGATCTTCTCGATCAAGAGATTCATGGGAATGAAGTACTCGGAGATGCAGAAGGAAGCCGGGCGCGTTCCCTATCACATCAAGGCAGCCGACAACGGCGACGCAGCGGTCGACATCAAAGATCGTCTGTACTCTCCGCCCGAAATCAGCGCCATGATCCTGCAGAAGATGAAGCAGACCGCCGAGGACTACCTCGGACACAAGGTCGAGAAGGCTGTCATCACGGTCCCGGCCTATTTCAACGACTCGCAGCGCCAGGCGACCAAAGATGCCGGCCGCATCGCCGGTCTTGAAGTTCTGCGCATCATCAACGAGCCGACGGCCGCGTCGCTGGCCTACGGTCTCGATAAGAAGAAGGATGAGAAGATCGCCGTCTACGATCTCGGCGGTGGCACGTTCGATATTTCCATCCTCGAGTTGGGCGAAGGCGTCTTCGAGGTGAAGTCCACCAACGGCGACACGCACCTGGGCGGCGACGATTTCGACCAGGCCGTGATCGATTGGCTGGCCGACCAGTTCAAGCAGGAAAACGGCATCGATCTGCGCCAGGACCGTATGGCCCTACAGCGCCTGAAGGAAGCGGCCGAGAAGGCCAAGGTCGAGCTCTCCAGCTCGATGTCCACGAACATCAATTTGCCCTTCATCACCGCCGACGCCAGTGGCCCGAAGCACCTGAATGTCGATTTGAGCCGCAGCCAGTTCGAGCGCCTCGTCGAGCCGCTCGTCGAGCGCACGGTTGGCCCCTGCAAGAAGGCGCTGGCCGACGCCGGTCTCGACGCCAGCGAAGTCGATGAAGTCATCCTCGTTGGCGGCTCGACCCGCATCCCGATGGTTCAGGAGAGCGTGCGGAAGGTCTTCGGTAAGGAGCCCAACCGCAGCGTCAACCCAGACGAAGTCGTTGCCATCGGCGCCGCGATCCAGGGCGGCGTGCTGGCGGGCGACGTCAGCGACGTGCTGCTTCTGGATGTCACGCCGCTTTCCCTCGGCATCGAGACCTTGGGCGGCGTCTGCACCAAGCTGATCCCGCGCAACACGACGATTCCGACGAAGAAGAGCGAAATCTTCAGTACCGCCAGCGACAGCCAGCCCAGCGTGACTATCCACGTGCTCCAGGGTGAGCGCGAAATGTCCATGGATAACAAGTCGCTCGGCAAGTTCAACCTCGACGGCATCCCGGCCGCTCCGCGCGGCGTTCCGCAGATCGAGGTGACCTTCGATATCGACGCGAACGGCATTCTGCATGTCTCCGCCAAGGATCTGGGCACCGGCAAGAGCCAGAAGATCCGCATCGAGGCCGGTTCAGGGCTCGATGAAGGCGAGATCGACAAGATGGTGCGCGAAGCCGAAGAGCACGCCGCCGAAGACAAGGCCAAGCGTGATGCCATTGCGGCTCGCAACGAAGCCGACGCCCGTGTCTACGGCGCAGAGAAGATGATGCGCGAGTACGGCGATAAGATCGCCGCCGACCAGAAGGGCGCTATCGAATCCGCCATCGAAGAGGCCAAGAAGGCCTTGGAAGGCACCGATCTCGAGCTCATCAAGTCGACCGGCGAGGCCCTGGAGCAGGTGCTCCAGAAGGCCGGCGAGGCGATGTATGCTTCGGCCCAGCAGGCCGCCGGCGGAGCCCCTGGTGCGGGCCCGGAAACACCGGGAACACCCCCTCCCGAGGGTGCCGATGACGACGTCGTCGACGCGGAATTCGAGAAGGTCGACGACGAGAAGAAGTAA
- a CDS encoding tetratricopeptide repeat protein has protein sequence MAKKDPDLYERELDRYRETLKLDYDVALGRYGLTLLNSVNPAESATILRDLGFELTEAVDFYNLGVQAAQEENWSEAIVHFKRAVEIDEEMVQAIHNLALCYEKTGHVPQAKSTWEVYLKHVDGDDQERIQEHMAELN, from the coding sequence ATGGCAAAGAAAGACCCCGATCTGTACGAACGCGAACTCGATCGCTATCGCGAGACACTGAAGCTGGATTACGATGTGGCTCTGGGCCGTTATGGGCTGACTCTGCTGAACTCCGTCAATCCGGCGGAATCCGCGACGATCCTGCGGGACCTTGGGTTTGAGCTGACCGAGGCGGTGGACTTCTACAACCTCGGCGTTCAGGCCGCCCAGGAAGAGAACTGGAGCGAGGCGATCGTTCACTTCAAGCGCGCCGTCGAAATCGACGAAGAGATGGTTCAGGCCATCCACAACCTGGCTCTCTGCTACGAGAAGACCGGTCACGTGCCCCAGGCGAAGTCGACCTGGGAAGTTTACCTGAAGCACGTCGATGGCGATGACCAGGAGCGCATCCAGGAACACATGGCTGAGTTGAACTAA
- a CDS encoding DNA-directed RNA polymerase subunit omega yields MAKKEKMCEADGKYLMINAVARRAKQLIKTGRPTIPYAEGNFDPVDVAREEIAASKVIVRNRNEESGELEKLT; encoded by the coding sequence ATGGCGAAAAAGGAAAAGATGTGCGAGGCCGACGGCAAGTACTTGATGATTAATGCGGTGGCGCGTCGCGCCAAGCAGCTTATCAAGACCGGCCGACCCACAATCCCTTACGCGGAAGGCAACTTCGACCCCGTCGATGTGGCTCGCGAAGAAATCGCCGCCAGCAAGGTCATCGTCCGCAACCGCAACGAGGAATCCGGCGAGCTCGAGAAGCTCACCTGA
- a CDS encoding PAS domain-containing protein: MTAMDTGQLLSFPYEMFEKLDVGCLVIGPDRKIRRINGPLQDLGLSTGKTVGLTAENALAPWVEAPNAAKVIFDAVESAFQGQVISLGEDMQAVFAEPLDRPQRLAFIPLGATAGEAMVAIVFLDDSESRGVRGRFARILDSAPDGVMVIDANRRVRVFNRACGELLGRDPRDVVRSNCECSDVIGCHTEHGVSYATMLCPARALFRGLVNHQTEEMLCGNARGEERWIETTYSPVRGREGEIEYVIGIIRDVHERKILEERLHQTEKLASLGQLTAGIAHEIKNPLGIILSSVEVILDEKRPENMRKEAAQFIKEEVQRLDSRIRSFLSFARPQPIHSEPVVLNGVIRRSVGAFALAEGAIDVELDLECPEVIVQADPDLIHQVLTNLLLNAAESIRGPGRIAVRTRTEGDFVLIHIDDDGPGVPEEDRHRIFDPFYTTKAEGTGLGLSIVYQLVSEHRGTINVSTSPFDGARFTIRLPLRLPAQFT; encoded by the coding sequence ATGACTGCAATGGACACCGGCCAACTCCTCTCATTCCCCTACGAGATGTTCGAGAAGCTCGACGTGGGATGTCTCGTCATCGGCCCGGACCGCAAGATTCGAAGGATCAATGGGCCGCTGCAGGATCTTGGCCTCAGCACAGGCAAGACCGTCGGCTTGACCGCGGAGAATGCCCTCGCCCCCTGGGTCGAGGCTCCGAATGCCGCGAAGGTTATCTTCGATGCCGTCGAATCGGCCTTCCAGGGCCAAGTCATCTCTCTCGGCGAGGACATGCAGGCCGTCTTCGCGGAGCCACTCGACCGTCCGCAGCGGCTTGCTTTCATCCCCCTCGGGGCGACGGCCGGCGAGGCAATGGTTGCGATTGTCTTTCTCGACGATTCAGAGAGCCGCGGCGTGCGCGGGCGCTTTGCTAGGATTCTCGATTCTGCGCCCGACGGCGTGATGGTGATCGATGCGAATCGCCGCGTTCGCGTTTTCAATCGTGCCTGTGGCGAGTTGCTCGGGCGCGATCCCCGCGATGTGGTCCGCAGCAATTGCGAATGCTCCGACGTCATTGGCTGCCACACGGAGCACGGCGTCTCGTATGCGACGATGCTGTGCCCGGCCCGGGCGCTGTTCCGCGGCCTGGTGAATCACCAGACGGAGGAAATGCTCTGCGGAAACGCTCGCGGCGAGGAACGTTGGATCGAGACGACCTACAGCCCTGTCCGAGGGCGTGAGGGTGAAATCGAGTACGTGATCGGCATTATCCGCGACGTCCACGAGCGGAAGATCTTGGAGGAGCGCCTCCATCAGACCGAGAAGCTGGCCTCGCTCGGCCAACTGACCGCCGGCATCGCCCACGAAATCAAGAACCCGCTCGGGATCATTCTCTCATCCGTTGAAGTCATCCTGGATGAGAAGCGCCCCGAGAACATGCGCAAAGAAGCCGCCCAGTTCATCAAGGAAGAGGTCCAGCGTCTCGACAGCAGAATCCGATCCTTCCTGTCCTTCGCGCGCCCGCAGCCGATTCACTCCGAGCCCGTTGTGCTCAACGGCGTAATCCGCCGCAGCGTGGGGGCGTTTGCGCTGGCCGAAGGGGCGATCGACGTTGAACTGGACCTGGAGTGTCCCGAAGTCATCGTGCAGGCTGATCCCGACCTGATTCACCAGGTCCTGACGAATTTGCTGCTCAATGCCGCCGAATCCATTCGTGGTCCGGGCCGGATTGCCGTGCGGACACGCACAGAAGGCGATTTCGTGCTCATCCACATCGATGATGACGGGCCCGGAGTGCCGGAGGAAGACCGGCATCGCATCTTCGATCCATTCTACACAACGAAGGCCGAAGGCACCGGCCTTGGCCTGTCGATCGTCTACCAGTTGGTCAGCGAACACCGCGGAACCATCAACGTGTCCACATCGCCCTTCGACGGCGCGCGGTTTACGATCAGACTCCCGCTCCGCCTGCCGGCACAGTTTACCTGA